One Vigna unguiculata cultivar IT97K-499-35 chromosome 11, ASM411807v1, whole genome shotgun sequence DNA window includes the following coding sequences:
- the LOC114168935 gene encoding fasciclin-like arabinogalactan protein 12, whose amino-acid sequence MMKKQCVLSFSVALLVSFLYSTTTLAQLSPASAPLKPSQPTPTPPAEAPKQPLVPSLPQSPSDSTPDTSAVDIVGILRQAKSFNILIRLMKTTQLINQLNAQLLTTKSGGITILAPDDSSFSELKPGFLNSLSDGQKLELLQFHVLSEYVSSSNFDTLTNPVRTLAGAKPGKVELNVISYGGSVNISTGEVNTTITGIVYTDKHLAIYKVGKVLLPMDFFTVAKAPAKAPSLAPEPSTDASKAPKADKDDSSSSDSSHVNPTEQNSGTSKISVYGKLVQLGLGLALVATTM is encoded by the coding sequence ATGATGAAAAAGCAATGTGTTTTGTCTTTCTCAGTAGCACTGTTAGTTTCATTTTTGTATTCCACCACCACTTTAGCCCAATTATCACCAGCTTCTGCCCCTCTCAAACCATCACAACCTACACCTACCCCACCAGCTGAAGCTCCTAAACAGCCATTGGTTCCCTCATTGCCACAGTCACCAAGTGATTCCACTCCTGACACTTCAGCAGTTGACATTGTTGGAATCCTGAGGCAGGCTAAGTCATTCAACATCCTAATCAGACTCATGAAAACCACCCAATTGATCAACCAACTCAATGCACAACTCCTCACTACTAAATCAGGTGGCATCACCATTCTTGCACCTGATGACAGTTCCTTCTCCGAACTCAAACCAGGCTTCCTCAACTCTCTTTCTGATGGCCAAAAGCTCGAGCTCTTACAGTTCCATGTTCTTTCAGAGTATGTGTCTAGCTCCAACTTTGATACCCTGACCAACCCTGTGAGAACCCTTGCAGGGGCTAAACCTGGAAAGGTGGAACTGAATGTGATAAGTTACGGAGGGAGTGTGAACATCTCAACGGGTGAGGTTAACACCACCATCACTGGCATTGTATACACAGATAAGCATCTTGCTATTTACAAGGTGGGGAAGGTGCTTCTTCCTATGGACTTCTTCACTGTTGCTAAAGCACCTGCAAAGGCTCCCTCGTTGGCTCCAGAACCTTCAACTGACGCATCAAAGGCGCCTAAAGCTGATAAAGATGACTCATCTTCTTCAGATTCCTCACACGTTAATCCCACCGAACAAAACTCCGGCACCAGCAAGATCAGCGTGTACGGAAAGTTAGTGCAACTAGGACTAGGGCTTGCACTTGTGGCTACCACCATGTAA
- the LOC114170020 gene encoding fasciclin-like arabinogalactan protein 12, with the protein MKLLVLFSLLLLIPFSSLYSTTLAQAPVAAPSKPIVQALSQSPSSSDTSDSSPDDLIRILRKAKSFNILIRLMKTTQLINQLDAQLITIKSGGLTIFAPDDSSFSNLKVGFLNSLADNQKIELLQFHVLPTYVSSSNFDSLSNPVRTLAGDNPDRLQLNVTAYGNNVNISTGVVNATITGVIYSDKVLAIYHVDKVLLPLDFFKPKPPAPAPSPSIAPKTDNDNSSADDSLGTSKDSSGAWSLTSSLGTTLVSLGFSLVALVIISS; encoded by the coding sequence ATGAAGCTATTAGTTTTATTCTCCCTCTTACTCCTCATACCTTTTTCCTCCTTATATTCAACCACATTAGCCCAAGCACCTGTTGCAGCTCCATCAAAACCAATTGTCCAAGCACTATCCCAGTCACCCTCTTCTTCAGACACCTCTGATTCTTCCCCTGATGATCTCATCAGAATATTAAGAAAGGCCAAATCATTTAACATCCTAATTCGGCTGATGAAAACCACCCAATTGATCAACCAACTCGATGCTCAGCTCATAACCATAAAATCAGGTGGCTTAACCATCTTTGCCCCAGATGACAGTAGCTTTTCAAACCTCAAAGTAGGGTTCCTGAACTCTCTGGCTGATAATCAAAAGATCGAACTTTTGCAGTTCCATGTTCTTCCCACTTACGTTTCAAGCTCAAACTTTGATTCTCTGAGCAACCCTGTGAGAACACTAGCTGGGGATAACCCTGACAGGTTGCAACTAAACGTGACAGCTTATGGCAACAATGTGAATATCTCAACAGGAGTGGTCAATGCCACGATCACAGGGGTTATATACTCAGACAAGGTGCTTGCTATATATCATGTTGACAAGGTGCTTCTTCCTTTGGACTTCTTCAAACCTAAGCCACCAGCTCCTGCACCCTCTCCTTCAATAGCACCAAAAACTGATAATGATAACTCCTCTGCTGATGATAGTCTTGGAACATCCAAGGACAGTTCTGGCGCATGGAGTTTGACGAGTTCTCTAGGAACAACGTTGGTGTCCCTTGGATTTTCTTTAGTTGCATTGGTGATTATTTCAAGTTGA
- the LOC114170399 gene encoding uncharacterized protein LOC114170399, which produces MDSKYGSWRNLNDPIISRSASRWWLDIQKACGIVTQGAWFDNFIEWVVGGGKKVKFWEDKWIGEESLCCKFPRLYLISDCKERVIEEVGHWEENVWVWDLTWRRLRLVWEVAMEEQLILLLNRHSLKIGISDTWKWKDNDNGVFSVKSAYNKLQGSSNEEENKEFKTLWSIRVAPKAQLLGWRLFLDKLPTKVKLAARGIQLQNNLCEMCLASEENAEHLFFSCRASQKVWNMCDRWIGVSSVHHVNARDNFQHFHLVNLNRRQNKIWQGMWLAIVGEIWKHRNGVIFKHRKVDPEEIFALAQASLYRSLLTKGPRQIINTIVHVDQSPSCQK; this is translated from the exons ATGGACTCAAAGTATGGGTCTTGGCGGAATCTTAATGACCCCATTATTTCTAGGTCAGCTTCGAGGTGGTGGTTAGACATCCAAAAAGCTTGTGGGATTGTAACGCAAGGTGCCTGGTTTGACAACTTCATAGAGTGGGTGGTTGGAGGAGGGAAAAAAGTGAAATTTTGGGAAGATAAATGGATCGGGGAAGAATCACTGTGTTGTAAGTTTCCTAGGTTGTACTTAATATCAGATTGTAAAGAAAGAGTTATAGAGGAGGTAGGACATTGGGAAGAGAATGTTTGGGTTTGGGACCTAACTTGGAGGAGGCTTAGACTTGTTTGGGAGGTAGCTATGGAGGAACAACTTATCCTATTATTAAACAGACATAGTCTTAAAATAGGGATCTCTGATACTTGGAAGTGGAAGGATAATGACAATGGTGTTTTTTCGGTTAAGTCTGCTTATAATAAGTTACAAGGTTCCTCTAATGAGGAAGAGAATAAAGAGTTTAAAACATTATGGAGTATTAGGGTGGCTCCGAAGGCACAACTATTAGGGTGGAGGTTGTTCCTAGATAAGTTACCTACAAAGGTTAAACTAGCAGCAAGGGGAATCCAATTACAAAATAACCTATGTGAGATGTGCTTAGCAAGTGAAGAGAATGCAGAACACCTATTCTTCTCATGTAGAGCATCCCAAAAGGTGTGGAATATGTGTGATAGATGGATTGGGGTGAGCTCAGTGCATCATGTTAATGCAAGAGATAATTTTCAACACTTCCATCTAGTGAACCTTAATAGAAGACAAAATAAGATTTGGCAAGGAATGTGGTTAGCAATAGTAGGGGAAATATGGAAACATAGGAATGGGGTAATTTTTAAACATAGGAAAGTGGATCCTGAAGAGATATTTGCCCTTGCTCAG GCAAGCTTATACAGGTCACTATTGACAAAGGGACCAAGACAAATCATAAATACAATAGTACATGTTGATCAATCTCCTTCGTGCCAGAAGTGA
- the LOC114168791 gene encoding fasciclin-like arabinogalactan protein 12, which translates to MVMMMKKHPLFSLTLPLLPILLFSHFTISLAQSPAAAPTAPATATTATTPAPVPSSPPTDIIRILKKAGGFTTLIRLLQATQVSNQINSQLLTSNGGLTLLAPNDNAFSSLKPGFLNSLNDQQKNELIQFHLLPTFVSVSNFDTLSNPVRTQAGENPDRLALNITSSGGNQVNMTTGIVNVTLGGTVYTDHQLAVYQVDKVLLPRDFFVAKPPSPAPAPEKPKGSKKKSADSTGTPADDAESAAVSVKQQHVIWVTVVAAVSVAAFSWSQ; encoded by the coding sequence atggtgatgatgatgaagaagcaTCCACTCTTCTCTCTCACCCTCCCACTTCTTCCGATACTACTCTTTTCCCACTTCACCATCTCTCTAGCCCAGTCACCCGCCGCCGCTCCAACCGCCCCCGCCACCGCCACCACTGCCACCACTCCGGCGCCGGTACCCTCCTCACCCCCGACAGACATCATCAGAATTCTCAAAAAGGCCGGGGGTTTCACCACCCTTATCCGTCTCCTTCAAGCCACGCAAGTTTCCAACCAAATCAACTCCCAACTCCTCACCTCAAACGGTGGCTTAACCTTATTAGCACCAAACGACAATGCCTTCTCAAGCCTCAAACCTGGCTTCCTCAACTCCCTCAACGACCAACAAAAGAACGAGCTCATCCAGTTCCACTTGCTACCCACATTCGTTTCCGTTTCGAACTTTGACACTCTCAGCAACCCCGTGAGAACGCAGGCCGGTGAAAACCCTGATCGGTTGGCACTGAACATAACAAGCTCCGGAGGGAACCAAGTGAACATGACCACCGGGATCGTCAATGTTACGTTAGGTGGCACTGTCTACACCGATCACCAGCTTGCGGTTTACCAAGTGGACAAGGTGCTTCTTCCTCGGGATTTCTTTGTCGCTAAGCCTCCTTCTCCGGCTCCGGCGCCAGAAAAGCCTAAGGGGTCTAAGAAGAAATCTGCAGACAGCACTGGAACTCCTGCGGATGATGCTGAATCTGCTGCTGTCAGTGTGAAACAGCAGCATGTGATATGGGTTACTGTTGTTGCTGCAGTTTCAGTTGCAGCATTTTCGTGGTCACAATGA
- the LOC114168854 gene encoding fasciclin-like arabinogalactan protein 11 has product MKMKQATLFSLSLFLLLCSTSLAISPAPAAAPKAPAAKTPHTPKAAAPSPKPLVPTLPQSPDSPDSVPDDITRILKKAKMFSTLIRLLKTTEIMNNINSQLITAKSGGITILAPDDSAFSNLKAGFLNSLNEGQKIELVQFHILPEFVSSSNFDSLSNPVQTVAGKDPVRLPLNVNALGNSVNISTGVVNATVLGVVYSDNKLGIYHVDKVLLPLDFFATNKAPALAPSSLAKAPKAAKENSSEDDQGETKQVQSKSGAGSLVGLGGTTLMSLGIVLVAVATTWS; this is encoded by the coding sequence ATGAAGATGAAACAAGCAACACTTTTCTCCTTATCACTCTTCTTACTCTTATGCTCTACCAGCTTGGCCATTTCACCTGCACCTGCAGCAGCACCAAAAGCACCTGCAGCAAAAACTCCCCATACCCCAAAGGCTGCAGCACCATCACCAAAACCATTAGTCCCCACATTACCTCAGTCCCCAGACTCCCCTGACTCTGTCCCTGATGACATCACAAGAATCCTCAAAAAGGCCAAAATGTTCTCAACCCTGATTCGCCTCCTCAAAACCACAGAAATCATGAACAACATAAACTCACAGCTCATAACAGCAAAGAGTGGGGGCATAACCATTCTTGCACCAGATGATTCTGCCTTTTCCAACCTCAAAGCTGGCTTCCTCAACTCCCTCAACGAAGGCCAGAAAATCGAACTTGTGCAGTTCCACATATTGCCAGAGTTTGTGTCAAGCTCAAACTTTGATTCTCTGAGCAACCCTGTGCAGACAGTGGCTGGCAAAGATCCTGTAAGGCTTCCACTGAACGTGAATGCATTAGGTAACAGTGTCAACATTTCAACTGGGGTCGTCAATGCCACCGTTTTGGGTGTAGTCTACTCCGATAACAAACTTGGGATTTATCACGTCGACAAGGtgcttcttcctcttgatttcttTGCAACCAACAAGGCTCCAGCTTTGGCTCCTTCATCTCTTGCAAAGGCTCCCAAAGCTGCAAAGGAAAATTCTTCTGAGGATGATCAAGGCGAAACAAAGCAGGTTCAGAGTAAATCTGGGGCAGGGAGTTTGGTTGGCCTTGGTGGAACAACGTTGATGTCTCTCGGAATAGTTTTGGTCGCAGTTGCAACCACGTGGAGTTGA
- the LOC114168532 gene encoding uncharacterized protein LOC114168532: MKGNMDTVAKQSRVCRNVFFLFLFCTLIFSSRAASTKDSKIGESLVSLTGGAESLIGSTPPSCNSRCGNCTPCTPVAVPFTPPAQPQTDSVSDQPDPASHRPEAEVWKCSCGGKLYDP, translated from the exons ATGAAGGGAAACATGGATACCGTAGCAAAGCAAAGTCGTGTTTGTCGCAACGTcttcttcttgttcttgttttgcACACTGATCTTCAGCAGCAGGGCTGCTTCTACCAAGG ATAGTAAAATTGGAGAAAGTTTGGTGTCATTAACGGGTGGGGCTGAGAGTCTTATCGGGTCAACACCACCAAGCTGCAATTCCAGGTGTGGGAACTGCACACCCTGCACACCGGTTGCTGTACCTTTCACACCACCTGCTCAGCCGCAAACAGACTCTGTCTCCGATCAACCCGACCCAGCCTCCCACCGACCCGAGGCTGAGGTCTGGAAATGCTCGTGTGGCGGCAAGTTGTACGACCCATAG
- the LOC114168977 gene encoding fasciclin-like arabinogalactan protein 11 yields MKQATLFTLSLFLLLCSTSLAISPAPAAAPKAPAAKTPHTPKASAPSPKPLVPTLPQSPDSPDSVPDDITRILKKAKMFSTLIRLLKTTEIMNNINSQLITAKSGGITILAPDDSAFSNLKAGFLNSLNEGQKIELVQFHILPEFVSSSNFDSLSNPVQTVAGKDPVRLPLNVNALGNSVNISTGVVNATVLGVVYSDNKLGIYHVDKVLLPLDFFATNKAPALAPTSLAKAPKAAKENSSDDDQEETNQDHNKSGALSLSSVSGTKLMSLGIALVAMATMWS; encoded by the coding sequence ATGAAACAAGCAACCCTTTTCACCTTATCTCTCTTCCTACTCTTATGCTCTACCAGTTTGGCCATTTCACCTGCACCTGCAGCAGCACCAAAAGCACCTGCAGCAAAAACTCCCCATACCCCAAAGGCTTCAGCACCATCACCAAAACCATTAGTCCCAACATTACCTCAGTCCCCAGATTCCCCTGACTCTGTCCCTGATGACATCACCAGAATCCTCAAAAAGGCCAAAATGTTCTCAACCCTGATTCGCCTCCTCAAAACCACAGAAATCATGAACAACATAAACTCACAGCTCATAACAGCAAAGAGTGGGGGCATAACCATTCTTGCACCAGATGATTCTGCCTTTTCCAACCTCAAAGCTGGCTTCCTAAACTCCCTCAACGAAGGCCAGAAAATCGAACTTGTGCAGTTCCACATATTGCCAGAGTTTGTGTCAAGCTCAAACTTTGATTCTCTGAGCAACCCTGTGCAGACAGTGGCTGGCAAAGATCCTGTAAGGCTTCCACTGAACGTGAATGCATTAGGTAACAGTGTCAACATTTCAACTGGGGTCGTCAATGCCACCGTTTTGGGTGTAGTCTACTCCGATAATAAACTTGGGATTTATCACGTCGACAAGGtgcttcttcctcttgatttcttTGCAACCAACAAGGCTCCAGCTTTGGCTCCAACATCTCTTGCAAAGGCTCCCAAAGCTGCTAAAGAAAACTCTTCTGATGACGATCAAGAAGAGACAAACCAGGATCATAATAAATCTGGGGCACTCAGTTTGAGCAGCGTTAGTGGAACAAAGTTGATGTCACTTGGGATAGCCTTGGTTGCTATGGCAACCATGTGGAGTTGA
- the LOC114168570 gene encoding DNA polymerase epsilon subunit 4, which translates to MASSNTPKPHKSPKAKKGEISTTQNKTKEKTRDITKEENQKKKNKKPKLSNGNSKHPHQKGAERSGEDEKANVFPMNRIRTMIKGEDPDMRVSQEAVLAINKAVEKFLEQFTQDAYACCVQDRKKCLSYKHVANVVSKKRRYDFLSDFVPEKVKAEDALRERDASGNGVFQKI; encoded by the exons ATGGCTTCCTCCAACACTCCCAAACCCCACAAATCTCCCAAGGCCAAGAAAGGAGAAATCTCCACAACCCAAAATAAAACGAAGGAGAAGACTCGAGACATCACCAAAGAGGAAaaccaaaagaagaagaataagaagcCCAAGCTCAGCAACGGCAATTCAAAACACCCACACCAAAAGGGCGCAGAAAGAAGCGGTGAAGATGAGAAAGCCAACGTTTTTCCCATGAATCGTATCAGGACCATGATCAAGGGCGAAGATCCTGATATGCGTGTTTCGCAGGAAGCGGTGTTAGCCATCAACAAAGCTGTG GAGAAGTTTCTTGAGCAATTCACGCAGGACGCTTATGCTTGTTGTGTCCAGGACCGCAAGAAATGTCTGAGTTACAAGCACGTTG CAAATGTTGTTAGTAAGAAGAGGAGATACGACTTTCTTTCCG ATTTTGTTCCTGAGAAAGTGAAAGCTGAGGATGCATTAAGAGAGAGAGATGCATCAGGCAATGGAGTCTTTCAGAAAATCTAA